The genomic region CCGTCTCATTTGTCGTTACGCCGCCGGCTCCGACGGCGTTATCGCTGAGTCCCAGCACCGCGAATAGCAGCGATCCCGACTTTACGCTCACCGTCAACGGCGTGAACTTCCTCGCGAACTCGACGATCAAGTGGGGCAACACCGTCCTCACGACAACATTTGTCTCGGCCACACAGCTCACGGCCGTCGTTTCGTCGAATTTTGTCTGGACTCCCATCACGGCGCCGATCACGGTGACGACGCCCATCAACGGCAAGACGGTCGTGACCGCGCCGCTCACCTTCACCGTCAACGCCAGTATTCCGACGATCAGCACATTAAATCCGGCGACCAAAGTCGCGGGAAGCGCGGGATTTACGCTGAACGTCACGGGAGCGAAGTGTCTCAAGGGCGCTGTGATTAACTGGAATGGAACCCCGCTGCCGACAACGATCATTTCCTCTGGTTTCCTGACGGCGAATATTTCGGCCGACATGATCGCCACGGCGGGAACGGCCGCCGTCACACTGACCAACGTCGGCGCCAGCGCGCCGTCGAAGCCGCTCACCTTCCAGATCACGCCCCAACCGACGCCAAAGCTCACCTCGCTCAACCCGAGCACGGTTTCCGTCGGCGCGGCCGACACCCAGATCACCATAAGCGGCTCCAGCTTCCGAAGCTCCTGTGTGGCTCAGTGGAACGGGGTCTCGCTGCCGACGACGTTTGTCAGCGATTCGTCGCTGACGGCCGTGATCCCCGCCGCGGACTTGGCCGCCGCGACATCCGCGAACATCACCGTTTCGGATCCGGACGCCGGCGTCTCCAACGCCCTCCCGTTCACGGTGACGGCGCCTACGGCGCTGTCGCTCAGCCCAAATTCGGCGAATAGCGGTGATCCGGACTTCACGCTGACGGTCAATGGCGCGAACTTCCTGGCGAACTCCGCGATCAAATGGGGCGACACAATCCTGGCGACCACGCTCGTGTCATCCAGCAAATTGAGCGCGACGATCCCCGCCGCTTTGGTCTCGGCTCCTGGCTCGGTCTCCGTCACCGTCACCACGCCGATCAAAGGCGCCGCGATCGCAACGGCGGCGCTCACTTTCACGGTCAACGCCAGCGTTCCGACGATTACCGCTCTGACCCCGTCGTCGGAAATCGCCGGCGACCCTGGATTCATGCTAAGCGTTACCGGAGCCAGATGCCTGCCGGGCGCGACGATCAATTGGAACGGCGCTCCGCTGCCGACGACATTCGTCTCGTCCAGCCTGCTGACGGCCAGCGTCTCGGCGGATAAGATCGCCAATTCGGGAACGGCGTCGATTACGCTTTCCAACCCCGGCGCGGCGCCGTCGGCTGCGCTCTCCTTCCCAATCGCCGTTCGGCCGATCCCGGCGATTACCGCCCTGACGCCAAACAGCGCGCCGGCGAAATCGCCTGATGTCACGATCCTTCTCAGCGGCGCCTACTTCAACAGCCGCTCCGCCGTCCGTTGGAACGGCGCGCCGCTGCCGACCACATTCGTGAGCGCCAGCGCGCTGACCGCGACGATTCCGGCCGCGAATATCGCGGCGGCGGGAAGCGGCGTAATCACGGTCTCCGATCCGAACTATGGCGTCTCGAACGGCGTCCTGTTCACGATTACCGCGCCCATCCCAGTGGCGCTCTCGCTTAGCCCTAACTCCATCTACAGCGGCGCCTCGGATTTCACTTTGACGGTAAACGGTTCGGACTTCCAGCCCGGCTCGGTGATCCGCTGGAGCAATATGTCCCTGCCGACCACCTTCGTCTCGCCAACCCAGCTGACGGCCACGGTCGCGGCCAGCATGGTCTGGACGCCCACGACCGCGCCGGTCGTCGTCTGCACGACCCTGAGCGGCAAGATGGTCGCCACCGCGCCGCTGACATTCACGGTCAACCCGAGCACGCCGATCATCTCCACGCTCAATCCGCCCTCCAAGGTCGCCGGAGCCGCCGCCTTCACGCTGACCGTCACGGGCGCCAAGTGTCTGAAGGGAGCGACCATCAACTGGAACGGCGCGCCGCTCGCGACCACGATTATCTCGTCCGGCATGCTCCAGGCGAATATTTCGCCGGACATGATCGCCAACGCGGGTTCGGTCGCCGTCACACTGAGCAATGCTGGGTCCGCGCCATCCGTCCCGCTCACCTTCCAGATCCTTCCGCGCATCGCGCCGACGATCACCAGCCTGAGCCCCAATAGCGCCGCCGCGCAGTCCCGAGATATTCGTCTGAGCGTGTCGGGAACGGGTTTCACCAGGAATTCCTCTGTCTGCTGGAACGGCGCGCCGCTGACGACCGCGTTTGTGAGCGCCGCCACTCTTGTCGCGATCATCCCGACATCGGATCTCACCACGCCCGGCTCGGCGGCGGTGACTGTCTCGGACCCGGACTACGGCGTGTCCACACCCGCCGCATTCACCGTGACGGCGCTGCCGACCCTGACGGCGCTTAGCCCGAACGCGGCGAAAAACGGCGACCCCGACTTTACGCTCACCGTCACCGGAACGAATTTCCAGGCAAGCTCCGTCGTCTGGTGGACCAACATGCCGCTGGCGACGACATTCGTCTCAGCCAATAAGCTCACGGCGACGGTTCCCGCCGCCTTTATCGGAGCGCCGAATACATTCGCCGTGACTGTGACCACGCTCGTGAGCGGGAAGTCGATAACAACGGCGCCGCTGAGCTTCACGGTCAACCCCTGCACTCCGATCATCAGCAGCCTGACTCCGGCGTCCGCGCTCGCCGGCGGCGGGTCGTTTACGCTGACCGTGCGCGGCTCCAAGTGTATGAGAAGCGCCACGGTCAATTGGAACGGCGCGCCGCTTGTAACCACCGTCCTCTCCTCCGGAGTGGTGACGGCGGTCGTACCGGCGGAGAATATCGCCTCGGTGGGCGCGGCGTCCATCACGCTCTCCAATCCCAGCGCGGCTCCGTCGTCCGCCCTCACGTTCCAAATCGCCGCGCCGCCCACGCCGAAGATCAGCGCGCTGAACCCGAACACCGCCGCCGTGACGCCGGCGAGCACCGGGGCGGCGTCGGCACAGAACGCGCCGAGTGTCCAGATCCTCGTCACCGGATCGAACTTCAACGCGAGATCTGTCGTCTGCTGGAACGGAGCCGCGCTGCCGACGGCGTTTGTGAGCGTAACCTCGCTGAAGGCGACGATCCCGGCGGCGAACCTGACGGCGGCGGCCACGGCGAGCATCACGGTCAAAGACCCCAATTACGGCGTCTCCAGCCCGGCGCCGTTCATGGTGATCGTACCGCCGCCTTCCGTGACGACGCTCAGCCCAAGCTCGGTCAATAGCGGCGCGACAAACTTCACTTTGACGGTAAACGGTTCGGACTTCCAGCCCGGCTCGGTGATCCGCTGGAGCAATATGTCCCTGCCGACCACCTTCGTCTCGCCAACCCAACTGACGGCCACGGTCGCGGCCAGCATGGTCTGGACGCCCACGACCGCGCCGGTCGTCGTCTGCACGACCCTGAGCGGCAAGATGGTCGCCACCGCGCCGCTGACATTCACGGTCAACCCGAGCACGCCGATCATCTCCACGCTCAATCCGCCTTCCAAGGTCGCCGGAGCCGCCGCCTTCACGCTGACCGTTACGGGCGCCAAGTGTCTGAAGGGAGCGACCATCAACTGGAACGGCGCGCCGCTCGCGACCACGATTATCGCATCGGGCGTGCTTCAGGCGACTATCTCCACGGACATGATCGCGACCGCAGGTTCGGCGGCTATCACGCTGGCCAATCCCGGCTCCGCGTCTTCCGCGCCGCTTACGCTCCAGATCACGAATCTCTCAGGAACGGGCTCATCCGCCAAGTCCTGATTTCACCGCAGCCATTTCATTCCGCGCATCGCCGACTTCTGGAGCGAACGCCGTCCGCAAATTTTGCGGGCGGCGTTTTTGCGTCACTTTTGGATTTTATTGCAAAAGGCGCGTCACAAACGTTTTTGTGAATCGTCTTATTATTGTGCGCGGCTTGCACCCGAAGAGCGGCGCCCAAATGACGAAGGTTCGTCACATAATTTACTCAAGAGGTGAAAGCCATGTCCACAGAAACATTGATTAAGCCTACAGAAGAAATGTTAACCCAGGCGTCTACATTTCACACGTTTCCACTGCCGCATCAGTCCAGTTTCGCTCCGGAAGTGTTCATCCACCGCAGCGAAATCCCCAGCTATGTGCTTGCCGCGGAAGCCAACACATACGGCTGGGACA from Capsulimonas corticalis harbors:
- a CDS encoding beta strand repeat-containing protein, with amino-acid sequence MRPRTIRIALHTVALLWIALAAAPKIAHADPAIDTLSPTSISAGTGSVTLTITGSGFDTSSQVRFNGDLLAPASVTPAQITVTVPAADTASGGYMSVSVVGASAESPFKLFTVQNNAPQIAALVPSTAFAGGNFFTLTLIGSGFNAQTQVIFGPDQLTPDTVSPTQLTVTVPAGEIVNIGPITISAVNPDPVTGSSNTQTFTVMTPVPVLASVAPSAIVAGSPDTTITLTGQNFRSASTAQWNGAPLATTLMSPASLTAVVPAANLSSATTANVTVSDPDYGVSGAVSFVVTPPAPTALSLSPSTANSSDPDFTLTVNGVNFLANSTIKWGNTVLTTTFVSATQLTAVVSSNFVWTPITAPITVTTPINGKTVVTAPLTFTVNASIPTISTLNPATKVAGSAGFTLNVTGAKCLKGAVINWNGTPLPTTIISSGFLTANISADMIATAGTAAVTLTNVGASAPSKPLTFQITPQPTPKLTSLNPSTVSVGAADTQITISGSSFRSSCVAQWNGVSLPTTFVSDSSLTAVIPAADLAAATSANITVSDPDAGVSNALPFTVTAPTALSLSPNSANSGDPDFTLTVNGANFLANSAIKWGDTILATTLVSSSKLSATIPAALVSAPGSVSVTVTTPIKGAAIATAALTFTVNASVPTITALTPSSEIAGDPGFMLSVTGARCLPGATINWNGAPLPTTFVSSSLLTASVSADKIANSGTASITLSNPGAAPSAALSFPIAVRPIPAITALTPNSAPAKSPDVTILLSGAYFNSRSAVRWNGAPLPTTFVSASALTATIPAANIAAAGSGVITVSDPNYGVSNGVLFTITAPIPVALSLSPNSIYSGASDFTLTVNGSDFQPGSVIRWSNMSLPTTFVSPTQLTATVAASMVWTPTTAPVVVCTTLSGKMVATAPLTFTVNPSTPIISTLNPPSKVAGAAAFTLTVTGAKCLKGATINWNGAPLATTIISSGMLQANISPDMIANAGSVAVTLSNAGSAPSVPLTFQILPRIAPTITSLSPNSAAAQSRDIRLSVSGTGFTRNSSVCWNGAPLTTAFVSAATLVAIIPTSDLTTPGSAAVTVSDPDYGVSTPAAFTVTALPTLTALSPNAAKNGDPDFTLTVTGTNFQASSVVWWTNMPLATTFVSANKLTATVPAAFIGAPNTFAVTVTTLVSGKSITTAPLSFTVNPCTPIISSLTPASALAGGGSFTLTVRGSKCMRSATVNWNGAPLVTTVLSSGVVTAVVPAENIASVGAASITLSNPSAAPSSALTFQIAAPPTPKISALNPNTAAVTPASTGAASAQNAPSVQILVTGSNFNARSVVCWNGAALPTAFVSVTSLKATIPAANLTAAATASITVKDPNYGVSSPAPFMVIVPPPSVTTLSPSSVNSGATNFTLTVNGSDFQPGSVIRWSNMSLPTTFVSPTQLTATVAASMVWTPTTAPVVVCTTLSGKMVATAPLTFTVNPSTPIISTLNPPSKVAGAAAFTLTVTGAKCLKGATINWNGAPLATTIIASGVLQATISTDMIATAGSAAITLANPGSASSAPLTLQITNLSGTGSSAKS